In Nonlabens agnitus, the DNA window ACCAGATAATGATACATCAAGTCACCAGCTTCATAAAGAAAATCTTCCTCTTTACCGTTGATGGCATCAATCACCGTTTCAACGGCTTCTTCGCCTACTTTTTGGGCTACTTTATTGATTCCTTTTTGAATCAATGAGTACGTGTAGGATCCTTCTACTTGATCATCGATTCTTTGATGAATGGTTTTTTCCAGATCGTTGATGGTGAACTTGTCATCTTTAATTTGTTTCAGGATCTCGCTTTCGCCAAAGCGAACTTCTTCTCCAGCCTCAAAACAAGAAGTCTCACCCGTGTGGCATGTTGGCCCATGAGCGTATGCCATGATTAGAATAGCGTCTTGATCACAGTCGTTAGAAATGCTGACCACGTCCAGATAATTTTCTGAAGACTCACCTTTAGTCCACAAACGTTTTTTGCTGCGCGAGTAGAAAGTTACTCGCTTTTCTGCCTTGGTCTTTTCAAATGCTTCTTCGTTCATATAACCCAGCATCAACACTTGCTTGCTGGTCATATCTTGAACGATCACGGGTAGCAATCCGTTTTCTCCTTTATTCCAATCTAGTTTCATAATTATTCTCACGAAGGTGGAAACCTCTTGGATCCAACACCTTCTGTTTTATTCGCAGTCGGAAATCTTCTATTCCCGAATACAATATTTTTAATTTATCCAGCCGTCACAGGACGGCTATGTATTTCATCTACTCAAACTCAGATTCCTGCTTTGGCAGGTATACGAATGGCGATTCCAGTTTCAGCCAATTGCCTTTTCAATACCGGCACGGGCAATTCTCCAAAATGGAAGATGCTTGCCGCAAGGCCAGCACTGGCATGAGTGTCTTTGAATAATTCTTCAAAGTGTGCTGCCGTGCCACCACCACCAGAGGCGATGATGGGAATGTTTAGCTTTCGCGAAAGCGTATCTGTGATCTCCAGTGCAAATCCGTTTTTAGTGCCGTCGTGGTCCATGCTCGTCAGCAAGATTTCTCCTGCACCTCGCTGCTCACATTCCAGGCACCAGGCTATGGTTTCTTTATCGGTTTCGGTTCTACCGCCAGAGACAAAGACTTTGTCAGCATAGTTGTCATTCCGGGCTTGACCCGGAATCTGTTGGTCATTTTCCGCAATCCTTTTCGTATCCACAGCCACCACCACACACTGATTTCCCAACTCTGCAGCCAGCTCATTAATCAGTTCAGGTCTATGAACTGCTGCGCTATTCACAGCGATTTTATCGGCTCCAGCTTTGATGATTTCTTTGGCGAGTTTCACGTCATTGATACCACCACCAACGGTAAACGGTATGTTCAATACCGCGGCGATTTCTCTAACAAGCGGTACCAAAGTATCTCTTTTTTCCACGGTGGCGGTGATGTCCAGAAAGCACAACTCGTCTGCGCCTTGATCTGCATATTGCTGCGCCAGTTGTACGGGATCGCCAGCGTCTCGCAAGCCCACAAAGTTGATTCCTTTAACGGTGCGACCGTCTTTGATATCCAGACACGGTATGATTCTTTTTTTTAGCATAATTCTCTGCGCAGGCAGAGATCTCTAAAGATCCAACACCTACTTTTGATTTATATTCAGGCCTCAAGCCCCATTGTCCTGCGGACATTTCCCCAAAGGGGAAACTTTTTTGTCCTTCCGCCACATGGCGGTATCGCTTAGTGTTTATTCAAATGCTGGTTGACAAATCAACAAGATTCCTGCGTGCGCAGGAATTATATAAACTCTCTCAACTCCTTAAAACTGATCCTACCTTCATAAAAGGCTTTGCCCACAATAGCTCCTTCACAACCCATTTCGCGCAAGCGATGTAGATCATCTGCCACGGCAACACCACCAGAGGCTATCAGCTTGATACCATTCTCAAATTCATCTGCTGACGGAACAATAGCATCCGCCGGTTTTAAGGTTTCTATAGCCAGAATTTCTTTGTACAATTCATAGCTGGGTCCGGCGAGCATGCCGTCTTTGGCAATGTCGGTACAAATGACGTATTCTATGCCTTTTTTGTTCCATTCCTTGATGAATTTCACCACTTCCAGTTCGCTGCTTTCCAGCCAGCCGTGTGTGGCAATCATGCCATCTTTAGCATCTGCACCGAGTATGATCTTATCGCTGCCGTATTTCTCAATCCATCCCTCAAAAGTATCTGAATTCTTCACGGCGATGCTACCACCAGTTACTTGTTTGGCTCCGCTTTCAAAAACCATCTTGATGTCTTCATCGGTTTTTACGCCACCGCCAAAATCTACCTTCAAACCTGTCTGGCTCGCAATGCGTTCCAGCACTTTCCAGTTGACCACGTGGGCACTTTTGGCACCGTCAAGATCTACCAAGTGAAGGTATTGAATGCCATTGGCTTCAAATTCTTTAGCCACCTCAAGCGGGTCTTCATTATAAACGGTTTTCTGATTATAATCTCCTTGAGAAAGCCTAACGCATTTCCCGTCAATGATGTCTATTGCTGGTATTATTCTCATAAGCCCCATTGTCCTACGGACATTTCCCCAAAGGGGAAAATTTGTTTGTCATTCCACTGCATAGCGGAATCGGTTAGTGTTTCATTCAAATGCCAATCCTTAATAAAGTCCCTTCCGCTGGAAGGGATTTAGGGTAGGCTTATAAAGTTTTTCAATAACTGCTCGCCAACTCCAGCACTCTTTTCTGGATGAAATTGGGTCGCATAAAAATTATCTTTTTGCAAAACGCTGCTAAATGGTAATATGTAATCGCAAACCGCTGCTGTGTCCTCGCAAAGCTCGGCATAGTAGGAGTGAACGTAGTACACATCGGCATTCTGCGGCAAGCCTTGAAGGATTAATGATTGCTGATTAACGTTTTTTGATTTTTGATTTGAATCCGTTTTTAATTCGTCATTCGTTGATCGATATTCAGTATTCAAACTGTTCCATCCCATATGCGGCACTTTAAACTCGGGCGATTTGAACAACTTCACGTTTGTATCAAAAATTCCGAGGCATGGAGTGTCACCTTCTTCACTGTGATTGCACATCAACTGCATACCTAAGCATATCCCAAGAAATGGCTGTTTTAAGTTAATTAACACCTGATCGAGTTCTCGTTCCCGCAAATAACTCATCGCTGTACCAGCCTCGCCCACGCCAGGAAAAATCACTTTGTTTGCCGCTTTCAATTCTGCAGAATCGTCAGTGACCTTATTTTCAATGCCCAGTCTATTGAGCGCGTTAGTGACGCTACCTATATTACCGGCGTTATATTTTACAATCGCAATCATAGCGTGCCTTTGGTGCTGGGCAACTTGCCGTCGCCTGTTTGTTTGACTGCCATTTTTATCGCTTTCGCGAAAGCTTTAAACAGCGACTCGATTTTGTGATGTTCATTGTCACCTTCTACCTTCATGTTCAGGTTGCACTTTGCCGCATCACTGAAGGATTTGAAGAAGTGGTAGAACAATTCTGTAGGCATGTCGCCCACGTATTCTCTTTTGAATTCTGCTTCCCAAACGATCCATGGTCTTCCTCCAAAATCTACGGCCACTTGTGCCAAGGAATCATCCATGGGCAATAAAAATCCATATCTATTGATACCTTTTTTAGTGGATAATGCTTTCGCGAAAGCGTCACCCAGCGCAATAGCAGTGTCCTCGATGGTGTGGTGCTCGTCGATTTCCAGATCGCCATCCACCTTGATATCCAGATCCAGCGAACCATGACGTTGCAATTGCTCCAGCATGTGGTCGTAGAACTTCAATCCCGTATCGATGGTCCCATTTCCAGAACCGTCCAGATTCAGCGTGATGTTGATGTCGGTTTCATTGGTTTTTCTACTCACCGACACTTTGCGTGGTTGACCTCGCAAAAATTGAAAAATCTCTTTCCAAGAATCGGTTTTTAAAACCACCAATTCGTCTTCAAAAGTAGAGTCATCAGTTATCGAGGGCAACTGAATTCCTTTACAGCCCAGGTTTTTTGCCAGCTGCATATCGCTATTGCGATCGCCTATGACAAAGCTGTTGGCCAAGTCATAATTGCCCTTGATGTAATGGGTCAACAGGCCAGTTTGAGGTTTGCGGGTAGGCGCGTTTTGTTCTGGAAAAGATCGATCAATCAAGACTTCGCTAAAAGTCACGCCTTCTTTTTCCAAAATGTCCATCATCAAATTATGGACTGGCCAAAAGGTATTTTCAGGAAAACTATCGGTTCCTAAACCATCCTGATTGGTCACCATCACCAGTTCATAATCCAATTCTCTCGCTATGCGATGCAACTGGGTAATTGCCATAGGTAAGAACTCCAACTTTTCAAAACTGTCCAACTGATAATCTGTTGGTGGCTCCTTAACGATGGTGCCGTCGCGATCAATAAATAGTACTTTTTTCAAAATCAATTCTGAATTTTGAATTCTGAATTCAGAATAAATCTGAAATCAAAAATCGTTAATCATTATTCAATATTCTTTCAACGTCTTCATCAACACCTCACATTCCTGAGTCGTTCCCACGGTAAACCTTAGCGTATTAGGGATCTGGCTGCTGCGATTGCGTATGATAATGCCCTGATCCTTCAAATAATTATATACAGCGCTGGCATCTTTGACTTTGGCCAAAATAAAATTGGCCTCGCTTGGATAAACCTCTTCTACGTATTCCAGATCTTCCAGCAAGGTGCTCAACATTTCTCTGTTGGACTTGATTTCGCTTATCTGTTGATCCGTTTGATCTGTGAGTTGTAATGCCTTCAAAACTGCCTTTTGAGACAGCTCATTGACATTATAAGGCGGCTTCGTCTTGTTGAACAAAGCGATGATCTCTGGTGATGCAAAAGCAAAACCGGTACGAGCACCAGCCATGCCATGTGCTTTGGACATGGTCTGCAAAACGACAAGATTAGGATAATCATCCAGTCTGCGTATGAAACTTTGATTCTCGGTAAAATCTTGATAGGCTTCGTCAACCACTACGATTCCATTGAAACCACCAATCAGTCGATCCAGATTCTCTTTGTTTTCTTTGAGTTCCTGTTCAAATTCTGGCGCATAAGGCATGTCCATCATGCCGCCTTTGGTATAATTTTCTGCTTGCCAATCGTGTTGTAAATCAGCTTTTAGAAGGGCATTTCCTGTTGGGTTATTAGGAGAGCAGATCCATAGGAGTTTCGCTTTCGCGAAAGCGTCACTTTTCAAAATCCCGTGTACATCCAGAGAAAAATCACTGGTTAATGGAAATTCAACCACGGCAACATCGTTGATTGCAGCGCTCACCTCGTACATCCCGTAAGTTGGCGGACATGTAATCACGCTGTCTTTTCCTGGCTCGCAAAAAATGCGGTACAATAGATCAATCGCTTCATCGCTGCCGTTTCCCACAAAAATCTGATCTGTAGCAATTCCTTTTTGCTCGCTCAGAATCTCTTTGATATCGCTTTGCAGTGGATCAGGATAACGATTCAGATTGCGAATCTGCAAATCCATGTCCAATATCGCTGGATCATTCGGGTTCTCGTTGGCATCGAGTAGAGTCAATTCTGCTCCATCGGTTTTTCCATAGAGTTGGAACTCGCTACGAGCGCTGGAGTAAGCCTTTAAGCTCCAAATGTTCTTGCGAACTATGTTTTCTAAATTGAATGTACTCATGCTTTAAGGCCCTTTGTCCTGCTTACATTTCCCCAAAGGAGAAAATCGTGCAGGTACGATTTAATCATTATTTAAACTTTTTAATCTAACACTCACTGCATTTTTGTGCGCATCCAGACCTTCAGCAGCGGCCATTTTTTCCACAGTTGGCCCTAAATTTTCAATGCCTTGAGCCGATGCTTTTTGATAGGTTACCTTATTCACGAAACTGTCCACCGACACACCACTATAATTGCGTGCATAACCATAGGTTGGTAACGTGTGATTGGTACCGCTGGCATAATCGCCGAGACTTTCACAAGTATACGCACCTATAAAAATCGATCCAGCAACCGTGATTCGGTTAGCCACTTCATCAGCATTTGCTGTATTTATAATCAGGTGTTCTGGAGCATATACATCAGACCATTCCACACATTGATCGATACTTTCCAGTACGATGGTTTTGCTGTTTTCCAGAGCAGCTTCGGCAGTTTGCTTTCGCGAAAGCGAACTTAATTGAACTTCTAATTGCTCATTAACAGCATGGGCAAGATCCTCAGATTCCGTCAATAGAATCACCTGGGAATCGTGGCCATGTTCTGCCTGAGCCAATAAATCTGAAGCCACAAAAGCTGGATTTGCGGCCGCATCTGCAATGATCAACACCTCTGATGGTCCAGCAGGCATGTCGATCGCGACGCCTTCTTGCTGGGCCAGTTCCTTAGCGCGAGTCACAAAGGCATTTCCAGGGCCGAAAATCTTGTAGACGTTGGGAACACTTTCAGTTCCATAGGTCATGGCAGCGATGGCCTGAGCGCCACCTACTTTATAGATTTCAGTAATACCGCAAAGGTTTGCCGTGTGTAACACGACTGGATTGATATTGCCGTTTGCGTCTGTAGGACTGCATAAAACGACCTGTTTATTGCCAGCAATTTTAGCAGGAATTCCCAGCATCAAAACAGTAGAAAAAAGCGGAGCAGAGCCACCCGGAATATATAGTCCAACCTTTTGAATAGGCAGTGATTTTCTCCAGCAGGTCATGCCAGGCATGGTTTCTACCACAGGATAATCCTGAGTGTAACACGCCTTGTGGAATTTATAAATATTGTCGTAAGCCGTTTGAATCGCAGCTTTCAAATCTTCATCCACTTGGGTGGACGCTTGCGAAATTTCTGCTGGGCTTACTTTTAGGTTTTTTAATTCTGCTTTATCAAATTGCTTTGCAAAAGCAATCAAAGCCTCATCACCATTCTCGCGTACGAGTTGGATAATTTCTTTTACCGCGTGATCGACTTCAGAGCGTTGCTTGAGCGGTCGCTCTAAAAGTGTTTTTTGGTGCGCTTGCGAAGGATTTATGATAATTTCCATCAGACGATTAATTTTTCAATTGGACTTACAAGAATTCCCTGTGCGCCGGCATCCTTTAACTGGTCGATGACATTCCAAAAGTCATTTTCTTCAATGACACTGTGTAGACTTGACCAGCCTTCTTCGGCCAGTGGAAGCACAGTTGGGCTTTTCATTCCGGGTAACAATGCAGAGATTTCCTCAATCTTATCGTTGGGCGCGTTCAAGAGAATGTATTTGTTTTTGGCCGCATTCATAACGGCTTCCATACGGAACATGAGCTTGTCCAGAAGTTCCTTTTTCTCGCTGTTCAATGATGGGTTGGATATGAGAACTGCCTCACTATACATAACGGTTTCTACTTCTTTCAAGCCGTTCATGATAAGTGTAGAACCGGTGGAAACAATGTCGCAGATACCTTCGGCCAGGCCTATTCCTGGAGCGATTTCTACAGATCCACCTATTTCTTCAGTTGTGGCGTTGATGCCTTTGTCGGCAAAAAACTTTTTGACGATGGTCGTGTAACTGCTCGCTACACGCTTGCCGTTGAACCATTCCAAACCTGTATAGTCCACATCTTTTTGAACGGCAAGACTCAATCTACAACCAGCAAAACCTAATTGCTTGATCACATCGACTTTTTGGTCTTTTTCCTCGACCTCATTCAACCCTAGAATTCCAAGATCTGCCACTCCTTGCGCCACATATTGTGGGATGTCGTCATCACGTAGGAACAAAATCTCGATAGGGAAATTCTTTGCTTTAGAACTCAATTTGCGCGTCCCGTTATCAAATTTGATCCCGCAATCTTTCAAGAGTTGAAGGGATTTGTCTGATAATCTTCCTGATTTTTGTACTGCTATTCTAATCATTTGTTGGTGCTTTTCAGCTTTTTGAGTCTCTTTTAGGTCACTTTTTGTTCCTGATGGAAATGCAAAAACCCGCCTAGAAAAGACGGGTTTTTAAATATGTTGAGTTACATCAATACATTTTTAGCTCGCCTTGCGGGAAGTGTTTAAATGATGGTGATGTGTGTTGTTTGATTTCATTGCAGTGCAAATGTAGGTGGTGTTTCGCTTTCGCGAAAGCGAACTCATGAATAATTGCAGATATTTAACTTTATGCTATTCTTTTTTCAATTGCTCTAGGTAATTTCTCCAGACTTTCTCAGCAGCTTTCATGTCATCATTGCGATGCGGGTGATGTTTTGATCGCTGCTCCATAGTGACACAAATTTGCTTGGCATGGTTTTGATCGATCTCACCCTTTTCTAGTAAGGCCTTGATTTTTTCAACGCTTTCTTCAGCTTTCTCTTTATTTGCAAAACCCAATCCCTCAACAGTGGTTTCTGGATTATCGTCGGTATATAGGTTTTCTGAATCAGCCATAAATTAAGCCTTTACAGATTTTACAAACTGCTGTACGGTGCTGGATATATCAGTAGCGTTACTTATCTGGCGGATAAACTCACTCCCGATGATTGCTCCATCCACATATTGACAGGCATCCTTAAAATTTTGGGCATTTTTTATATTGAACCCAGTAAGTACTGGCGTGTTCAAATCCATATCTCTCAATTTGCCTAGATAATCTGCCGCTGCTGAAAAGTCTGCTTTGGAACCTGTCGTGCTCGCGCTGCTCACCGCATAGATAAAGCCCGTAGAATTTTCATCAATCTCACGTATGCGCTTTTCTGAGGTTTGAGGTGTTACCAAGAAAACATTAGAAATGTTGTGCTTTTCAAAAGTGTCTTTAAATTCCATATGGTAGGAATACATGGGTAGATCTGGAATGATCAATCCATCTACACCTACCGCAGCACAACGCGCGCAAAAGCGATCCAATCCATATTGCATCACTGGATTCAAATATCCCATGAGCAATACCGGTGTGCTGAAATCTGGATTTTCTGATTTAAACTGCTCCAGTTGTGTGAACAGTTTCTCGATGGACATGCCGTTTTCCAGGGCCTTCTTGCTGCTCTCTTGAATAGTTGGGCCATCTGCCAGCGGATCGCTAAAGGGTATGCCTATTTCTACAAGATCCACCTTGGAATCTTCCAAAGCTTTTAAAATAACTGTGGTGTCTTCCAGTTTAGGATAACCAGCGGTAAAAAATATATTGAGCAAATTCTTAGGTTTGCTGGCAAATAGATGGGTAAGCTTGTTCTGCATGGCTTAAAGTTCGTTGAGTTTGAGTTCGCGCATATACGTATCCATATCCTTATCGCCACGACCTGAAAGGTTGATCACCACACGATCGGTTGGTTTTAGGTCTAGATCTTTTAAAACAGAAAATGCGTGAGCCGTTTCTAATGCTGGAATAATTCCCTCTAAACGGCTGCATTCTACGGCTGCGGTCAATGCATCGGCATCTGTTACTGCCATATAATGTGCACGGTCAGAAACTTTTAACCAAGCGTGCGCTGGGCCAATTCCTGGATAGTCTAGACCAGCAGAAATGCTGTGTGGTTCTACTACTTGACCATCTTTATCCTGCATCATGATGGATCGACTGGCGTGTAAAACTCCAGGTGTTCCTAGTGTCAAAGTCGCGGCAGTTTTATCTGTGTCAACACCCATTCCAGCAGCTTCTACACCTATGAGTTTGACTGATGGATCATCCAAGAAATGATAAAAAGCACCCATGGCATTAGAACCACCACCTACACAAGCGATCACATAATCAGGCAAGCCTTGCATTTGTTCTTTGATTTCCTTGGAGATAACACTTTGATAACGCGCTACCATATCTGGATATGGATGTGGTCCAACGACGGACCCAATGATGTAATGCGTGTCTTCAGGATTATTGATCCAGTCGCGCATCGCCTCGTTTGTCGCGTCCTTCAAGGTTTTGGAGCCGCTCATGGCTGGTCGTACTTCTGCACCCAGCATTTTCATGCGGGCAACGTTAGGTGCCTGGCGCTCGATGTCCTTCTCGCCCATATAGACGATACACTTCAAACCTTTGAGAGCACAAACGGTTGCCGTGGCAACACCATGCTGACCAGCACCAGTTTCTGCAATAATTCTTTTCTTGCCCAGTTTTTCGGCAAGTAGGATCTGACCTATGGTATTGTTGACTTTATGAGCGCCCGTATGGCAAAGGTCTTCACGTTTTAACCAGATTTCGGCACCGTATTTTGCCGATAGTCTTTTGGCTAGGAACAACGGTGTAGGTCTGCCTACATAGTCCTTGAGCAGCTGGTGAAATTCGGTCTGGAACTCCTCACTTTTCTCGATTTTCAGGTAGTTTTCCTGAAGTTCCTCAATGTTGGGATAGAGCAATTCTGGTATGAATGCACCACCAAATTCTCCATAAAATCCTTTCTCGTCTACTTGATAGCTCATTTTCTCAATTTTTCTATGAAACTTTTAATCATCTCGATATTCTTCAATCCAGGTTCATCCTCAAATTGTGAGTTGA includes these proteins:
- the hisIE gene encoding bifunctional phosphoribosyl-AMP cyclohydrolase/phosphoribosyl-ATP diphosphatase HisIE — encoded protein: MKLDWNKGENGLLPVIVQDMTSKQVLMLGYMNEEAFEKTKAEKRVTFYSRSKKRLWTKGESSENYLDVVSISNDCDQDAILIMAYAHGPTCHTGETSCFEAGEEVRFGESEILKQIKDDKFTINDLEKTIHQRIDDQVEGSYTYSLIQKGINKVAQKVGEEAVETVIDAINGKEEDFLYEAGDLMYHYLVLLKAKGFSLADIEAELAKRHKN
- the hisF gene encoding imidazole glycerol phosphate synthase subunit HisF, giving the protein MLKKRIIPCLDIKDGRTVKGINFVGLRDAGDPVQLAQQYADQGADELCFLDITATVEKRDTLVPLVREIAAVLNIPFTVGGGINDVKLAKEIIKAGADKIAVNSAAVHRPELINELAAELGNQCVVVAVDTKRIAENDQQIPGQARNDNYADKVFVSGGRTETDKETIAWCLECEQRGAGEILLTSMDHDGTKNGFALEITDTLSRKLNIPIIASGGGGTAAHFEELFKDTHASAGLAASIFHFGELPVPVLKRQLAETGIAIRIPAKAGI
- the hisA gene encoding 1-(5-phosphoribosyl)-5-[(5-phosphoribosylamino)methylideneamino]imidazole-4-carboxamide isomerase — its product is MRIIPAIDIIDGKCVRLSQGDYNQKTVYNEDPLEVAKEFEANGIQYLHLVDLDGAKSAHVVNWKVLERIASQTGLKVDFGGGVKTDEDIKMVFESGAKQVTGGSIAVKNSDTFEGWIEKYGSDKIILGADAKDGMIATHGWLESSELEVVKFIKEWNKKGIEYVICTDIAKDGMLAGPSYELYKEILAIETLKPADAIVPSADEFENGIKLIASGGVAVADDLHRLREMGCEGAIVGKAFYEGRISFKELREFI
- the hisH gene encoding imidazole glycerol phosphate synthase subunit HisH encodes the protein MIAIVKYNAGNIGSVTNALNRLGIENKVTDDSAELKAANKVIFPGVGEAGTAMSYLRERELDQVLINLKQPFLGICLGMQLMCNHSEEGDTPCLGIFDTNVKLFKSPEFKVPHMGWNSLNTEYRSTNDELKTDSNQKSKNVNQQSLILQGLPQNADVYYVHSYYAELCEDTAAVCDYILPFSSVLQKDNFYATQFHPEKSAGVGEQLLKNFISLP
- the hisB gene encoding bifunctional histidinol-phosphatase/imidazoleglycerol-phosphate dehydratase HisB; this translates as MKKVLFIDRDGTIVKEPPTDYQLDSFEKLEFLPMAITQLHRIARELDYELVMVTNQDGLGTDSFPENTFWPVHNLMMDILEKEGVTFSEVLIDRSFPEQNAPTRKPQTGLLTHYIKGNYDLANSFVIGDRNSDMQLAKNLGCKGIQLPSITDDSTFEDELVVLKTDSWKEIFQFLRGQPRKVSVSRKTNETDINITLNLDGSGNGTIDTGLKFYDHMLEQLQRHGSLDLDIKVDGDLEIDEHHTIEDTAIALGDAFAKALSTKKGINRYGFLLPMDDSLAQVAVDFGGRPWIVWEAEFKREYVGDMPTELFYHFFKSFSDAAKCNLNMKVEGDNEHHKIESLFKAFAKAIKMAVKQTGDGKLPSTKGTL
- a CDS encoding pyridoxal phosphate-dependent aminotransferase; the encoded protein is MSTFNLENIVRKNIWSLKAYSSARSEFQLYGKTDGAELTLLDANENPNDPAILDMDLQIRNLNRYPDPLQSDIKEILSEQKGIATDQIFVGNGSDEAIDLLYRIFCEPGKDSVITCPPTYGMYEVSAAINDVAVVEFPLTSDFSLDVHGILKSDAFAKAKLLWICSPNNPTGNALLKADLQHDWQAENYTKGGMMDMPYAPEFEQELKENKENLDRLIGGFNGIVVVDEAYQDFTENQSFIRRLDDYPNLVVLQTMSKAHGMAGARTGFAFASPEIIALFNKTKPPYNVNELSQKAVLKALQLTDQTDQQISEIKSNREMLSTLLEDLEYVEEVYPSEANFILAKVKDASAVYNYLKDQGIIIRNRSSQIPNTLRFTVGTTQECEVLMKTLKEY
- the hisD gene encoding histidinol dehydrogenase, which produces MEIIINPSQAHQKTLLERPLKQRSEVDHAVKEIIQLVRENGDEALIAFAKQFDKAELKNLKVSPAEISQASTQVDEDLKAAIQTAYDNIYKFHKACYTQDYPVVETMPGMTCWRKSLPIQKVGLYIPGGSAPLFSTVLMLGIPAKIAGNKQVVLCSPTDANGNINPVVLHTANLCGITEIYKVGGAQAIAAMTYGTESVPNVYKIFGPGNAFVTRAKELAQQEGVAIDMPAGPSEVLIIADAAANPAFVASDLLAQAEHGHDSQVILLTESEDLAHAVNEQLEVQLSSLSRKQTAEAALENSKTIVLESIDQCVEWSDVYAPEHLIINTANADEVANRITVAGSIFIGAYTCESLGDYASGTNHTLPTYGYARNYSGVSVDSFVNKVTYQKASAQGIENLGPTVEKMAAAEGLDAHKNAVSVRLKSLNND
- the hisG gene encoding ATP phosphoribosyltransferase; the encoded protein is MIRIAVQKSGRLSDKSLQLLKDCGIKFDNGTRKLSSKAKNFPIEILFLRDDDIPQYVAQGVADLGILGLNEVEEKDQKVDVIKQLGFAGCRLSLAVQKDVDYTGLEWFNGKRVASSYTTIVKKFFADKGINATTEEIGGSVEIAPGIGLAEGICDIVSTGSTLIMNGLKEVETVMYSEAVLISNPSLNSEKKELLDKLMFRMEAVMNAAKNKYILLNAPNDKIEEISALLPGMKSPTVLPLAEEGWSSLHSVIEENDFWNVIDQLKDAGAQGILVSPIEKLIV
- the trpA gene encoding tryptophan synthase subunit alpha — its product is MQNKLTHLFASKPKNLLNIFFTAGYPKLEDTTVILKALEDSKVDLVEIGIPFSDPLADGPTIQESSKKALENGMSIEKLFTQLEQFKSENPDFSTPVLLMGYLNPVMQYGLDRFCARCAAVGVDGLIIPDLPMYSYHMEFKDTFEKHNISNVFLVTPQTSEKRIREIDENSTGFIYAVSSASTTGSKADFSAAADYLGKLRDMDLNTPVLTGFNIKNAQNFKDACQYVDGAIIGSEFIRQISNATDISSTVQQFVKSVKA
- the trpB gene encoding tryptophan synthase subunit beta, which gives rise to MSYQVDEKGFYGEFGGAFIPELLYPNIEELQENYLKIEKSEEFQTEFHQLLKDYVGRPTPLFLAKRLSAKYGAEIWLKREDLCHTGAHKVNNTIGQILLAEKLGKKRIIAETGAGQHGVATATVCALKGLKCIVYMGEKDIERQAPNVARMKMLGAEVRPAMSGSKTLKDATNEAMRDWINNPEDTHYIIGSVVGPHPYPDMVARYQSVISKEIKEQMQGLPDYVIACVGGGSNAMGAFYHFLDDPSVKLIGVEAAGMGVDTDKTAATLTLGTPGVLHASRSIMMQDKDGQVVEPHSISAGLDYPGIGPAHAWLKVSDRAHYMAVTDADALTAAVECSRLEGIIPALETAHAFSVLKDLDLKPTDRVVINLSGRGDKDMDTYMRELKLNEL